A region of Toxorhynchites rutilus septentrionalis strain SRP chromosome 1, ASM2978413v1, whole genome shotgun sequence DNA encodes the following proteins:
- the LOC129761507 gene encoding uncharacterized protein LOC129761507, with product METTSLLPSYLNEALVRSALEHGLEYPKRVEVGIHRFVIRVATSAGDNYLSDVFRAWVRYNRSRDDDNIEEASLIVKCMPDTGFRGPVIGQLNAFEKEVDMFRDVVPALSKFVNGEMFAARLFHATTDPVRMIIFQDLNALGFTMADRTQGGLDYNHCALIMRKIASFHAASMILANSSTAKETELERQFEYGFINPHIAPESNTVLHMLIGGLDTLIECSEKHWVGFDREIVAKLKKMKPTYKDRIATCLNQKFTDGFKVLNHGDLWINNIMFQYDAGGAPKDVVFVDYQLSCYTSPGVDLNYSLINCPTFDVRERQSDDLVGEYHRKLASTLVEGGFSKVPSLDQVQREIKRMRYFSFIAAVGILPIVMMESTSEVDISFDAMLDEEKSKKLRLCQYNGERYRKSITALLEKFNREGLLDSVLEVIPKNTEVLAYADDLLLMARNPFPEMARRRLQEGISALPAKVQVPEYLNEDLIKRSLANGFQNDSVTVKKLQISPATSAGDNYMSEVFRIHVEYRDALDTDEVKQISLIVKCMPDGENRGEVIEALTVYEKEAEMFINVIPQLSKIARGAFFAAKCYYATRDPERMLVFHDLKSLDYTMANRHAGLDFDHCALIMKKIGKFHAASMRYAEKNMDVMGKYFHFSMFNPDVGKRLDCMDVIFGKGFATLIDIAEAEWEDFDPKILAKMKRLLPVYVSKLEECLGQKFDDGFKVLNHGDLWCNNMLFKHSVPSGKVEDVVFVDYQISYYSSPGIDLNYALSNCPDRETRKRTDELINIYYQSLSETLKQIEYSRIPTLADVLREIERMEFFALVSVISVLPIVMMEKTDSFECNFDAFYDEEIAEKVRRIQFGGKMYQSIVKPMLKRFDERNLLDV from the exons ATGGAAACTACCTCGCTGCTACCATCGTATTTGAACGAAGCGCTCGTTCGCAGTGCCCTCGAGCATGGCCTAGAATATCCCAAACGTGTTGAAGTTGGCATCCATCGTTTTGTGATTAGAGTGGCCACAAGCGCCGGCGATAACTATCTGAGTGATGTTTTCAGGGCATGGGTTCGGTACAATCGTTCCCGAGATGATGACAATATTGAGGAGGCTTCGTTGATAGTGAAATGTATGCCCGATACAGGATTCCGAGGACCTGTGATTGGACAGCTGAATGCATTCGAGAAGGAAGTCGACATGTTTCGAGACGTTGTACCCGCTTTGTCGAAATTTGTTAACGGTGAGATGTTTGCCGCTCG TCTTTTTCACGCTACAACCGACCCCGTGCGAATGATAATCTTCCAGGACCTGAACGCACTCGGCTTCACCATGGCGGACCGCACCCAGGGTGGGTTGGATTATaaccattgtgcattgataATGCGAAAAATAGCCTCTTTCCACGCCGCATCCATGATCTTGGCTAACAGTAGTACTGCTAAGGAGACGGAACTTGAGCGTCAGTTTGAGTATGGTTTCATAAATCCCCACATCGCACCGGAAAGTAACACCGTACTTCATATGCTCATCGGTGGATTAGATACCCTTATAGAATGCTCCGAGAAGCATTGGGTTGGTTTTGACCGCGAAATTGTGGCGAAgttgaagaaaatgaaacctaCCTACAAGGACCGTATCGCAACGTGCTTGAACCAAAAATTCACCGATGGTTTCAAAGTGCTCAACCATGGTGATCTGTGGATCAATAACATCATGTTCCAGTACGATGCTGGTGGTGCGCCGAAGGATGTTGTCTTTGTGGACTACCAGCTGAGCTGTTACACCAGTCCGGGAGTGGATTTGAATTATTCGCTGATAAATTGTCCCACTTTTGATGTGCGAGAGCGGCAGAGTGATGATCTTGTTGGGGAGTATCACCGGAAACTCGCGTCGACTCTTGTTGAAGGAGGTTTTTCGAAAGTACCATCGCTGGATCAAGTGCAGCGCGAGATAAAAAGAATGAGATATTTCA GTTTCATTGCTGCGGTAGGTATCTTACCGATTGTAATGATGGAAAGTACCTCCGAGGTAGATATTAGTTTTGATGCTATGCTCGatgaagaaaaatcaaaaaagctgCGTTTGTGTCAGTACAATGGGGAGCGCTACCGGAAGTCTATAACCGCATTGCTCGAGAAGTTCAACAGAGAAGGTTTGCTCGAT TCGGTTCTAGAGGTTATCCCTAAAAACACCGAGGTACTGGCCTATGCAGACGATCTACTGCTGATGGCAAGAAATCCTTTCCCAGAAATGGCCCGCAGAAGACTGCAGGAAGGAATCTCGGCT CTTCCAGCCAAGGTGCAGGTACCAGAATACTTGAACGAAGATCTTATCAAGAGATCACTCGCCAATGGTTTCCAAAATGATAGTGTAACAGTGAAGAAGCTCCAAATTTCTCCAGCCACCTCAGCCGGGGACAATTACATGAGTGAAGTGTTCCGAATTCATGTTGAATATCG AGACGCGTTGGATACGGATGAGGTTAAACAAATTTCGCTGATTGTTAAATGTATGCCCGACGGCGAAAACCGCGGAGAGGTTATCGAGGCGTTAACAGTGTACGAAAAGGAAGCGGAAATGTTCATCAATGTGATACCCCAACTGTCGAAAATTGCCAGGGGTGCATTCTTTGCTGCTAA ATGCTATTACGCTACGCGCGATCCGGAACGGATGCTGGTGTTCCACGACCTCAAATCCCTGGACTACACGATGGCGAATCGCCACGCTGGTCTCGATTTTGACCACTGTGCACTTATTATGAAGAAGATTGGCAAATTCCACGCGGCTTCGATGCGTTACGCCGAGAAAAATATGGACGTAATGGGCAAATACTTCCACTTCAGTATGTTCAATCCTGATGTCGGCAAGAGACTCGACTGTATGgacgttatttttggaaaagggTTCGCAACCTTGATCGACATCGCTGAAGCGGAGTGGGAAGATTTTGATCCGAAAATTTTGGCGAAAATGAAACGTCTGCTGCCGGTGTATGTGTCCAAGCTCGAAGAATGTCTAGGCCAGAAGTTTGACGACGGCTTCAAAGTCCTGAACCATGGTGATTTGTGGTGTAATAATATGTTGTTCAAACATAGCGTACCGTCTGGGAAAGTTGAAGATGTTGTTTTCGTGGATTATCAAATAAGCTACTATTCCAGTCCCGGAATTGATTTAAATTATGCCCTATCAAATTGTCCCGATCGGGAGACTCGCAAACGCACCGATGAGTTGATTAACATTTACTATCAATCACTGAGCGAAACTTTGAAACAAATCGAATATTCTCGGATTCCAACGCTGGCGGATGTTCTCCGGGAAATTGAACGGATGGAGTTCTTTGCCCTTGTTTCGGTTATCTCCGTACTGCCGATCGTAATGATGGAAAAGACGGACTCATTCGAGTgcaatttcgatgcattttatGACGAGGAAATAGCGGAAAAGGTGAGGAGAATACAATTCGGTGGTAAGATGTACCAGTCCATCGTGAAGCCAATGCTGAAGCGTTTTGACGAAAGAAATTTGTTGGATGTATAA
- the LOC129776822 gene encoding uncharacterized protein LOC129776822, with translation MASVNQGKIPEYLNENLIRKSLVNGFQDESVAVENFNITPATSAGDNYMSDVFRVRVEYRTISNEEEPCKISLIVKCMPDDGSRGQMLKELDLYEKEAEMYRSVIPELSKIADNEFFSAKLFYATQTPVRMLWFQDLRPLQFTMAVRKTGFDFDHCALVMKKIGKFHAASMLYAKQNMAMLEKHFHFHWYNPDVESRSKLLDGILEKNYAVLLNAIEHDWADFDPNLLAKMKELSPFYVSKFEKCMTQKFDNGFKVLNHGDLWCNNMMFRYDPVSHKAEEVIFLDYQTSNYNSPGLDLNYFLSTCSGLDARDRIDELIEMYHGALSDALASIGYSPIPTLADVYHELDRMEFLALVSVSSLLPIVLMEDTDIYEPSFDTMVNDDELSEKRRKIQFSGKLYRTIAKPLLKKYDEKKLFDV, from the exons ATGGCGTCCGTGAATCAAGGAAAAATTCCTGAATATTTGAACGAGAATCTGATCAGAAAGTCGCTTGTCAATGGCTTTCAAGATGAAAGTGTTGCTGTGGAGAACTTCAACATTACTCCCGCGACTTCGGCGGGTGATAACTACATGAGTGATGTGTTTCGTGTTCGAGTGGAATATCG GACTATTTCGAACGAGGAGGAGCCGTGTAAAATTTCACTGATCGTTAAGTGTATGCCCGACGATGGTTCTCGTGGCCAGATGCTCAAGGAATTAGATCTGTATGAAAAAGAAGCCGAAATGTACCGAAGCGTGATCCCAGAACTGTCCAAAATAGCCGACAATGAATTTTTCAGCGCCAA ACTTTTCTACGCCACACAAACCCCGGTGCGTATGTTATGGTTCCAAGATCTTCGACCCCTGCAGTTCACTATGGCTGTTCGCAAGACAGGATTTGATTTTGACCATTGCGCCCTCGtcatgaaaaaaattggaaaattccaTGCCGCGTCAATGTTGTACGCCAAACAGAACATGGCAATGCTAGAAAAGCACTTCCACTTCCACTGGTACAACCCAGATGTCGAGAGCAGGAGCAAGCTTCTCGATGGTATTCTGGAGAAAAACTACGCTGTGCTTCTCAATGCCATCGAACACGATTGGGCGGATTTCGATCCAAATTTGTTGGCGAAAATGAAAGAGCTGTCACCGTTTTACGTGTCAAAGTTCGAGAAGTGCATGACTCAAAAGTTCGACAACGGATTCAAAGTGTTGAACCATGGCGATCTGTGGTGTAATAATATGATGTTTCGATACGATCCAGTTTCGCATAAAGCAGAGGAGGTCATCTTTCTGGATTATCAAACCAGCAACTACAACAGCCCCGGACTTGATTTGAATTATTTCTTGTCAACCTGTTCCGGGCTGGATGCTCGCGATCGAATCGATGAACTGATTGAAATGTATCACGGTGCACTCAGCGATGCATTGGCATCAATTGGATACTCTCCGATTCCAACGCTGGCTGATGTTTATCACGAGCTAGACAGAATGGAATTCCTAGCTCTGGTATCGGTTTCATCACTTCTACCCATTGTCTTAATGGAAGACACAGATATCTACGAACCCAGCTTCGACACTATGGTAAACGATGATGAACTTTCGGAGAAAAGAAGAAAGATACAGTTCAGCGGGAAGTTGTATCGAACTATCGCAAAACCGCTGCTGAAAAAATATGACGAAAAGAAGTTGTTCGATGTTTAG
- the LOC129762917 gene encoding B-cell CLL/lymphoma 7 protein family member A: protein MVGVSTKDKPFPNMSRSVRAETRASKKDDVKKFMLSMDRVRRWEKKWVTIGETSMKIYKWVPISCKENKKSSGLMKAATNGSSSGVGSVGNANAISNASTVNSNSNSNSSENKENSRKPGTDSNSNSNFALTTEDSNTCFSLVSDSQGATEFVSNMPFSEDSNSQGSDSAPKRLKTD from the exons ATGGTTGGAGTGTCCACGAAAGATAAACCATTCCCGAACATGTCTCGCAGTGTACGCGCCGAAACGCGGGCCAGCAAAAAGGATGACGTCAAGAAGTTTATGCTGTCGATGGACCGTGTCCGACGCTGGGAGAAGAAATGGGTCACAATCGgggaaacgtcaatgaaaatctACAAATGGGTGCCGATTTCCTGCAAGGAAAATAAAAAGAGCAGCGGGCTGATGAAGGCTGCAACCAACGGTAGCAGCAGTGGGGTTGGAAGTGTCGGGAATGCcaatgcaatcagcaatgcatCCACTGTTAACAGTAACAGCAACAGCAATAGCAGCGAGAACAAGGAAAACAGCAGGAAGCCCGGTACGGATTCGAACTCGAACTCTAACTTCGCACTGACTACCGAAGATTCCAACACCT GTTTCTCACTCGTCAGTGATTCCCAGGGTGCGACAGAGTTCGTATCCAATATGCCATTCTCAGAGGATTCCAACTCACAAGGTTCAGATAGCGCGCCCAAGCGATTGAAAACCGACTAG
- the LOC129762916 gene encoding endoplasmic reticulum membrane-associated RNA degradation protein-like isoform X1 has translation MYLRDPAESMLSEEVKYLLVIDGEDDKSVNVFIAKDGTLDWQNVENFFGSDIVQHDQPLPYEYCKSITNKFHTLLASSSKVTYSKQLLQWTNRFELIQSLTGADSTIGNLGTALILTSIVEYSLGNVYQTETGTVPPHLLRDLLRTDALVRVLGEIPVYLLRLLLGTPNGINLRNLVWHGFPSEEEVSGLYNHFLLLLLTAVGDILETRSYRVEFRTCSQEIAKLVREMNLEYFETERLTRYLTRSSDMISNAQRIKWQRTLGLYENGYFYHCVSMALPQLEMYLRRLYGRLYQIDPKARIDEYYIIMDTIFAETDSSGVRNKIHGHFSPALLELMYDILSALAGPRIRDKLSHGELPMTCIDDTVANRVLLVCYLFMGDNGSDFVYSSIFHPNAILRKSLVECELAMERCEVILLPSELASSNEVDDESALLFIPRAGINGKVPIFYRHPKEDEIVGLLQRISTVLKLASESLYESLSSRLKALEGRELRSRGRNTLVNMLRMFPTIRRGLQFSLLLVKWIFHCLMECNGELQNVKRIIRFLKYILKYAENAANNLSTRSNAWLPLYETTKRDLYGKTRENLTLILC, from the exons ATGTATTTGAGAGATCCGGCTGAAAGCATGCTAAGCGaggaagtcaaatatttgctaGTGATTGATGGCGAGGATGATAAATCAGTGAATGTTTTCATCGCGAAAGATGGCACTCTCGATTGGCAAAACGTGGAAAATTTCTTCGGTTCGGATATAG TGCAACACGATCAACCGCTGCCTTACGAATACTGCAAATCCATTACGAACAAATTCCACACGCTGCTAGCGAGCAGCTCGAAGGTAACGTACTCGAAGCAGCTGCTCCAATGGACAAATCGCTTCGAATTGATTCAATCGTTGACAGGTGCGGATTCGACGATAGGAAACCTTGGCACTGCACTGATTCTCACCTCAATCGTGGAATACTCGCTAGGAAATGTTTACCAGACGGAAACCGGCACAGTCCCACCTCATCTGCTTCGAGATCTGCTACGGACCGATGCTTTAGTTAGAGTGCTAGGAGAAATTCCCGTGTACTTATTGAGACTCCTTTTGGGCACCCCAAATGGAATAAATTTGCGAAACTTGGTGTGGCACGGTTTTCCCTCCGAAGAGGAAGTAAGTGGGCTGTATAACCATttcctgttgctgctgttgactGCAGTCGGCGATATCCTAGAAACCCGAAGCTATAGGGTTGAATTTCGGACATGCTCTCAGGAAATCGCCAAACTTGTTCGTGAGATGAATCTAGAGTATTTCGAAACTGAACGTCTAACAAGGTACCTAACGAGGTCCAGCGATATGATATCCAACGCTCAACGAATCAAATGGCAACGAACGCTTGGGCTGTATGAAAATGGATACTTTTATCACTGCGTTAGCATGGCCCTACCACAATTGGAAATGTATCTTAGGAGACTATACGGCAGATTGTACCAAATAGATCCCAAAGCAAGAATTGATGAATATTATATAATAATGGATACGATCTTCGCAGAGACGGACTCCAGCGGAGTTCGCAATAAAATACATGGACATTTCTCGCCAGCTTTGTTGGAACTTATGTATGATATTTTGTCGGCCCTTGCTGGTCCCCGAATACGTGACAAATTGAGTCACGGAGAACTGCCAATGACTTGCATAGACGACACGGTTGCCAACAGAGTGCTCCTGGTATGTTACTTGTTCATGGGTGACAATGGATCAGATTTTGTGTACAGCAGTATTTTTCACCCGAATGCGATTCTTAGAAAAAGTCTCGTGGAATGTGAACTTGCGATGGAGCGATGTGAAGTAATTCTGTTGCCATCTGAATTGGCTTCGTCGAACGAGGTGGACGACGAAAGTGCGCTTCTTTTCATACCCCGAGCAGGTATCAATGGAAAGGTTCCAATATTTTACCGTCACCCGAAGGAGGATGAAATCGTGGGACTTCTGCAGCGGATAAGTACTGTTCTGAAGCTTGCGTCAGAATCGTTATACGAGTCACTAAGTAGTCGATTGAAGGCCCTGGAAGGAAGAGAGTTGCGGTCTAGAGGAAGAAACACATTGGTGAATATGCTGCGGATGTTTCCCACCATTCGGCGAGGTTTGCAGTTTTCATTGCTGCTGGTGAAATGGATATTTCATTGTCTTATGGAATGCAACGGAGAGCTACAGAACGTGAAGCGAATCATAAG ATTTCTGAAGTATATACTAAAATACGCGGAAAATGCTGCTAACAATCTAAGCACGAGGAGCAACGCCTGGTTACCTCTTTATGAAACAACGAAACGCGACTTGTACGGCAAAACTAGAGAAAATCTTACGCTAATTTTATGCTGA
- the LOC129762916 gene encoding endoplasmic reticulum membrane-associated RNA degradation protein-like isoform X2, whose product MYLRDPAESMLSEEVKYLLVIDGEDDKSVNVFIAKDGTLDWQNVENFFGSDIVQHDQPLPYEYCKSITNKFHTLLASSSKVTYSKQLLQWTNRFELIQSLTGADSTIGNLGTALILTSIVEYSLGNVYQTETGTVPPHLLRDLLRTDALVRVLGEIPVYLLRLLLGTPNGINLRNLVWHGFPSEEEVSGLYNHFLLLLLTAVGDILETRSYRVEFRTCSQEIAKLVREMNLEYFETERLTRYLTRSSDMISNAQRIKWQRTLGLYENGYFYHCVSMALPQLEMYLRRLYGRLYQIDPKARIDEYYIIMDTIFAETDSSGVRNKIHGHFSPALLELMYDILSALAGPRIRDKLSHGELPMTCIDDTVANRVLLVCYLFMGDNGSDFVYSSIFHPNAILRKSLVECELAMERCEVILLPSELASSNEVDDESALLFIPRAGINGKVPIFYRHPKEDEIVGLLQRISTVLKLASESLYESLSSRLKALEGRELRSRGRNTLVNMLRMFPTIRRGLQFSLLLVKWIFHCLMECNGELQNVKRIIRLECPNRTNG is encoded by the exons ATGTATTTGAGAGATCCGGCTGAAAGCATGCTAAGCGaggaagtcaaatatttgctaGTGATTGATGGCGAGGATGATAAATCAGTGAATGTTTTCATCGCGAAAGATGGCACTCTCGATTGGCAAAACGTGGAAAATTTCTTCGGTTCGGATATAG TGCAACACGATCAACCGCTGCCTTACGAATACTGCAAATCCATTACGAACAAATTCCACACGCTGCTAGCGAGCAGCTCGAAGGTAACGTACTCGAAGCAGCTGCTCCAATGGACAAATCGCTTCGAATTGATTCAATCGTTGACAGGTGCGGATTCGACGATAGGAAACCTTGGCACTGCACTGATTCTCACCTCAATCGTGGAATACTCGCTAGGAAATGTTTACCAGACGGAAACCGGCACAGTCCCACCTCATCTGCTTCGAGATCTGCTACGGACCGATGCTTTAGTTAGAGTGCTAGGAGAAATTCCCGTGTACTTATTGAGACTCCTTTTGGGCACCCCAAATGGAATAAATTTGCGAAACTTGGTGTGGCACGGTTTTCCCTCCGAAGAGGAAGTAAGTGGGCTGTATAACCATttcctgttgctgctgttgactGCAGTCGGCGATATCCTAGAAACCCGAAGCTATAGGGTTGAATTTCGGACATGCTCTCAGGAAATCGCCAAACTTGTTCGTGAGATGAATCTAGAGTATTTCGAAACTGAACGTCTAACAAGGTACCTAACGAGGTCCAGCGATATGATATCCAACGCTCAACGAATCAAATGGCAACGAACGCTTGGGCTGTATGAAAATGGATACTTTTATCACTGCGTTAGCATGGCCCTACCACAATTGGAAATGTATCTTAGGAGACTATACGGCAGATTGTACCAAATAGATCCCAAAGCAAGAATTGATGAATATTATATAATAATGGATACGATCTTCGCAGAGACGGACTCCAGCGGAGTTCGCAATAAAATACATGGACATTTCTCGCCAGCTTTGTTGGAACTTATGTATGATATTTTGTCGGCCCTTGCTGGTCCCCGAATACGTGACAAATTGAGTCACGGAGAACTGCCAATGACTTGCATAGACGACACGGTTGCCAACAGAGTGCTCCTGGTATGTTACTTGTTCATGGGTGACAATGGATCAGATTTTGTGTACAGCAGTATTTTTCACCCGAATGCGATTCTTAGAAAAAGTCTCGTGGAATGTGAACTTGCGATGGAGCGATGTGAAGTAATTCTGTTGCCATCTGAATTGGCTTCGTCGAACGAGGTGGACGACGAAAGTGCGCTTCTTTTCATACCCCGAGCAGGTATCAATGGAAAGGTTCCAATATTTTACCGTCACCCGAAGGAGGATGAAATCGTGGGACTTCTGCAGCGGATAAGTACTGTTCTGAAGCTTGCGTCAGAATCGTTATACGAGTCACTAAGTAGTCGATTGAAGGCCCTGGAAGGAAGAGAGTTGCGGTCTAGAGGAAGAAACACATTGGTGAATATGCTGCGGATGTTTCCCACCATTCGGCGAGGTTTGCAGTTTTCATTGCTGCTGGTGAAATGGATATTTCATTGTCTTATGGAATGCAACGGAGAGCTACAGAACGTGAAGCGAATCATAAG ATTGGAGTGTCCCAACCGGACTAATGGATAA